A region from the Kineothrix sp. IPX-CK genome encodes:
- a CDS encoding HD-GYP domain-containing protein, producing the protein MKVCDISNLSGGEILSRPIMTLDYQVLLAEGTILRKEYIEKLIELGIREVYIREEINTQEVVLLKDEIENNFKEKVKTIIEKHTYTHSKELVELSKTADNIIKNLLEEEEVIEKIYDIKERIADIYEHSITICSLAILTSLKMKIPQDRIHDIGVACLLHDLGLRYLTIDYMNKKLEQLSELELSEYKKHPVYGYSALKNEPWISELGKNIILYHHERLDGSGYPLKATDIPMEARIVNVCDAFDEMICGIGCERIKVHEAIDHLRKNKDIMYDGKIIDTFLEFTAVYPAGSYVLTNEGEIGIVLRQNKNMPDKPFIKIIYDNKGETVLQDIVKDLSVYDNIYIERVMENNRKEEQGND; encoded by the coding sequence ATGAAGGTATGTGATATCAGTAATTTGTCCGGTGGAGAGATTTTATCCAGACCAATTATGACGCTGGACTATCAGGTATTATTAGCGGAAGGGACAATTTTACGGAAAGAATATATTGAGAAACTGATTGAGCTGGGAATTAGGGAAGTATACATAAGAGAAGAAATCAATACGCAAGAAGTAGTATTGTTAAAAGATGAAATAGAGAATAACTTTAAAGAAAAAGTTAAAACAATTATCGAAAAACATACTTATACTCATAGCAAAGAATTAGTAGAATTGAGTAAAACGGCAGATAATATTATCAAAAACCTTTTAGAGGAAGAAGAGGTAATTGAAAAAATATACGATATTAAGGAAAGAATTGCCGATATTTACGAACACTCAATTACTATTTGTTCTTTAGCAATATTGACCTCTTTAAAAATGAAAATTCCTCAGGACAGAATACACGACATTGGTGTGGCATGTCTACTGCATGATTTAGGTTTAAGATATTTAACGATCGATTATATGAATAAAAAGCTTGAGCAATTATCCGAGCTTGAGCTGTCAGAATATAAGAAACATCCCGTATATGGATATTCTGCTCTGAAGAACGAGCCATGGATTTCTGAACTGGGCAAGAATATTATTTTGTATCATCATGAGAGATTGGATGGATCCGGGTATCCGCTCAAGGCTACGGATATTCCAATGGAAGCGAGAATAGTTAATGTTTGCGACGCTTTTGATGAAATGATATGCGGAATCGGCTGTGAGAGGATAAAGGTCCACGAAGCTATCGATCACTTAAGGAAAAACAAGGATATTATGTATGACGGTAAAATTATAGATACATTCCTCGAATTTACTGCTGTCTATCCTGCAGGTTCTTACGTTCTCACCAACGAGGGAGAAATAGGCATTGTTTTGAGACAGAATAAGAATATGCCTGACAAGCCGTTTATTAAAATAATATACGATAATAAAGGTGAAACGGTTCTGCAAGATATAGTGAAAGATTTATCGGTATATGATAATATATATATTGAGAGAGTAATGGAAAATAATAGAAAAGAGGAGCAAGGTAATGATTGA
- a CDS encoding DUF3881 family protein produces MKSLHKYLRAIGFSKLKDRKELQNLLTDIIVNTNERSYTSNGEDTIIAEFRKDFAENMGIAVCGEFDREERYSYDYYYPYLRGSGVTSEEDVSVERHAGTESYAGVCDDIKIGVSLIFYLQNMIPYVKAQNSNSLPIRGTTLTLSGLSLQGKIMMPIIKNEKDKKIIQKASNNRNSLIAAARKGDEDAIESLTLEDMDTYTTISKRIQKEDVFSLVDTYFMPYGVECDQYSVLGEIIECHKVTNRMTGEEIHQMTVSCNDLQFDICINTEDLYGEPQVGRRFKGNIWMQGFINFPE; encoded by the coding sequence GTGAAATCTTTGCATAAATATTTAAGGGCAATCGGTTTTAGTAAATTGAAGGATAGAAAAGAACTGCAAAATCTTTTAACCGATATTATTGTAAATACGAATGAACGTTCTTACACATCTAATGGAGAAGATACGATCATAGCAGAATTCCGCAAAGATTTTGCTGAAAATATGGGAATCGCTGTCTGTGGTGAATTCGATAGGGAAGAGAGATATTCGTATGATTATTATTATCCGTATTTGAGAGGAAGCGGTGTTACCTCGGAGGAAGACGTATCTGTGGAACGTCATGCAGGTACGGAATCTTACGCAGGAGTGTGTGACGACATTAAAATTGGAGTTTCACTTATTTTTTACTTGCAGAACATGATTCCATACGTGAAGGCACAAAACAGCAACAGCCTTCCTATAAGAGGAACGACACTCACTTTGTCAGGACTTTCTCTCCAAGGAAAGATTATGATGCCAATCATAAAAAATGAAAAGGATAAGAAGATTATTCAAAAGGCATCCAATAACCGAAATTCCTTGATTGCCGCTGCAAGAAAGGGAGACGAAGATGCTATTGAGAGTCTGACGTTAGAGGATATGGACACTTATACCACCATTTCCAAGAGAATCCAGAAAGAGGATGTATTCAGTCTCGTGGACACCTATTTCATGCCCTACGGCGTGGAATGTGACCAGTACTCCGTCTTGGGGGAAATCATAGAATGTCATAAAGTGACCAATAGAATGACCGGAGAGGAAATCCACCAGATGACTGTAAGCTGCAATGATTTGCAATTCGACATCTGTATCAATACGGAGGATCTGTACGGCGAGCCTCAGGTGGGAAGAAGGTTCAAGGGAAATATATGGATGCAGGGATTTATTAACTTTCCCGAATAG
- a CDS encoding DUF4446 family protein, giving the protein MKSEILNYIGLGNLDIGYLFIGMITLIIILAVLVIIQMVTTSKLKKKYSKFMQGKDAKNLEKDIIGLYEDNKFVKAAAEKNRKDIKNLYKKLESTFQKIGIVKYDAFKQMGGQLSFSLALLDENNNGFVLNSVHSTEGCYSYTKEIKNGQCSILLGEEEKQALDIAMDMEG; this is encoded by the coding sequence GTGAAAAGTGAAATATTGAATTATATTGGATTAGGCAACTTGGATATAGGGTATCTGTTTATAGGAATGATAACTCTTATCATTATACTTGCTGTGTTAGTCATTATCCAAATGGTCACTACGTCGAAATTAAAGAAAAAGTATTCTAAATTCATGCAGGGTAAGGATGCGAAGAATCTGGAAAAGGATATTATCGGATTGTATGAAGATAATAAGTTTGTAAAGGCGGCGGCAGAAAAAAACAGAAAGGATATAAAGAATCTTTACAAGAAATTGGAATCTACCTTTCAGAAGATAGGAATAGTAAAATACGATGCATTCAAACAAATGGGAGGGCAACTCAGCTTCAGTCTGGCATTGCTTGATGAAAACAATAACGGTTTTGTATTAAATTCCGTTCATAGCACGGAAGGCTGCTATTCTTATACGAAAGAAATAAAAAATGGGCAGTGTTCAATCTTATTAGGGGAGGAAGAAAAACAAGCGCTCGACATAGCAATGGATATGGAGGGTTAA
- a CDS encoding extracellular solute-binding protein translates to MTETKTLTLAVFESESQLSRSKLFQWVNLYNENNSDVKIEIVNYLDNYSDSFEAFNQIKVEISAGKGPDMINFGGQYSPLDASSGMMADLYPLMQNDESFDKQDFYYNILESFEVGDSLYVLVPTYRIDSYATANNELLGLERMDIKQLADAYNMLDDESILFPGETKKAVFGMICYGSLENYVDWGEGICHFNSDSFKEILNFANQFPLSLNMANDYSAKAFFTEGRALLYPVSIDNVYGTTRIRTLYGETPTYIGYPLDSGNGNMAAIVDISIGISSTSKNKEEAWGFLRSLLDGEFQDNTESGLPLRISSLEQKLEDAKRAEFDSNGEKVVKERLIFDSEDSVNIYEITNEDAETLKAIISKIEFSMTVDSNLYSIMLEEADYLFNDDRNVDNVADIIQNRASIYINEKK, encoded by the coding sequence GTGACAGAAACAAAAACCTTGACGCTGGCGGTCTTTGAAAGTGAATCGCAGTTATCAAGGTCAAAGCTATTTCAATGGGTGAATTTGTATAATGAGAATAATTCTGATGTAAAAATTGAAATTGTAAATTATTTAGATAATTACTCGGACTCGTTTGAAGCCTTTAATCAAATCAAAGTCGAAATTAGTGCCGGAAAAGGCCCTGACATGATTAATTTTGGCGGGCAATATTCACCGCTTGATGCTTCATCCGGAATGATGGCTGATTTATACCCTTTAATGCAAAATGATGAGTCGTTTGATAAGCAAGATTTTTACTATAATATTCTTGAATCTTTTGAGGTAGGTGATAGCCTTTATGTGCTTGTACCCACCTATAGAATAGACTCATATGCTACGGCTAACAATGAACTTTTAGGTTTAGAAAGAATGGATATTAAGCAATTAGCAGATGCTTACAATATGCTGGATGATGAAAGTATTCTTTTTCCGGGAGAAACTAAAAAAGCTGTTTTCGGAATGATCTGCTATGGGAGTCTGGAAAACTACGTTGATTGGGGTGAAGGCATATGCCATTTTAATAGTGACAGTTTTAAAGAAATCTTAAATTTTGCTAATCAATTTCCGCTAAGTCTAAACATGGCGAATGATTACTCGGCGAAGGCATTTTTTACAGAAGGCCGTGCTCTTTTGTATCCGGTTTCCATTGACAATGTTTATGGAACAACCAGAATAAGAACGCTTTATGGGGAAACGCCGACTTATATTGGTTATCCGCTTGATTCAGGCAATGGGAACATGGCGGCGATTGTTGATATCTCAATCGGTATCAGTTCAACCAGTAAAAATAAAGAGGAAGCATGGGGGTTTTTAAGAAGCTTGCTTGACGGTGAATTCCAAGATAACACCGAAAGCGGATTACCGCTTCGAATCAGTTCATTGGAACAAAAGTTAGAGGATGCAAAGAGGGCAGAATTTGATTCAAATGGCGAAAAGGTAGTAAAAGAGCGGCTTATTTTTGATAGTGAAGATTCTGTTAATATCTATGAAATAACTAATGAAGATGCAGAAACACTTAAAGCAATTATTAGTAAAATTGAGTTTAGTATGACGGTTGATTCTAACCTATATAGCATCATGCTGGAAGAGGCAGATTACTTGTTTAATGATGATCGGAATGTAGATAATGTCGCAGATATTATTCAAAATCGAGCAAGTATATATATAAATGAGAAGAAATAG
- a CDS encoding BlaI/MecI/CopY family transcriptional regulator, with amino-acid sequence MKLTKREIDVMRILWESEKALMVSEVVNREGGTVYSVQRVMQSLLKKGMVAVDGYAYSNKTLGRKFKPLVSSESIESEALQELTGSLINKSIATSHLLASLLPTDNSEDTLSELDRLEEMIKERKKQILKMEDSEHQTFED; translated from the coding sequence ATGAAATTGACCAAACGTGAAATTGATGTTATGCGTATATTGTGGGAGTCAGAAAAAGCTCTTATGGTATCAGAGGTTGTTAATAGAGAGGGGGGGACTGTATACAGTGTACAGAGGGTAATGCAATCTTTGCTAAAGAAGGGCATGGTTGCTGTGGATGGATATGCCTATAGTAATAAGACACTGGGACGTAAATTTAAGCCGTTAGTCAGCTCAGAAAGCATAGAGTCGGAGGCCCTGCAAGAATTAACCGGGTCCTTAATTAACAAGAGTATTGCTACATCTCATCTATTGGCATCATTATTACCAACAGATAATAGCGAAGACACTTTAAGTGAACTCGACAGATTGGAAGAAATGATTAAGGAACGAAAAAAGCAGATACTTAAAATGGAAGACTCAGAGCACCAAACCTTTGAGGACTAA
- a CDS encoding M56 family metallopeptidase, which yields MIITLSTVLNIVFFSGIATLSLNYIITKSEIVLKIGIQIVLFIIVMIMFRLFLPFELPSQNNINITKFWPDIYITFVKPVFAFAEMEWSLLSIMIIISIIGSIIFVLKLILSYIALKHTVNNFKIINKSAVNRVVDKINSKYKKQVCFNVVSSSQVKSPFIFGLLNPIIILPEIELSVDEWYYILSHEMAHYYFKDLWIRFICELLQAIYWWNPFVYLLRNQLIKIQELRVDSVVINKLEEFQKMEYLECLIRIARLQSDIHRMHWVAAFNSDCEDDIANRIEAIFEYAKGSEIKNKRTIKYMLIGLVLVLIIFLMPNFIIFEPYAITDEHAEGTYEINETNSYLIQNDDGTYDVYVEQEYVGTVTEIFDENLIIYNE from the coding sequence ATGATAATTACTTTATCAACAGTGTTGAATATTGTATTTTTCAGTGGGATTGCAACATTATCTCTCAATTATATTATAACCAAAAGTGAGATTGTATTAAAAATTGGAATCCAGATTGTGTTGTTTATTATAGTAATGATAATGTTTCGACTATTTTTGCCTTTTGAATTACCTTCTCAGAATAATATCAACATTACAAAATTCTGGCCAGATATCTATATTACTTTTGTAAAACCTGTATTCGCCTTCGCTGAGATGGAATGGTCATTACTATCAATTATGATTATAATATCAATCATAGGAAGCATAATATTCGTTTTAAAACTGATATTATCTTATATTGCGCTAAAACACACTGTTAATAACTTTAAAATAATAAATAAATCTGCTGTGAACCGAGTTGTCGATAAAATAAACTCTAAATATAAAAAACAGGTTTGTTTTAATGTGGTAAGTAGTAGCCAGGTAAAGTCACCTTTCATATTTGGGCTGCTTAATCCTATCATTATATTACCAGAAATAGAATTGTCAGTAGATGAATGGTATTATATACTGAGTCATGAAATGGCACACTATTATTTCAAAGACTTATGGATCAGGTTCATATGTGAATTATTACAAGCAATTTATTGGTGGAATCCATTCGTTTATTTGCTACGTAATCAGTTGATAAAAATTCAGGAACTCCGTGTCGACTCAGTAGTGATTAATAAGCTGGAAGAATTTCAAAAAATGGAGTATCTTGAATGTTTGATTAGAATTGCCAGGTTGCAGTCAGATATACATAGAATGCATTGGGTTGCTGCATTCAATAGTGATTGTGAAGATGACATAGCAAATCGGATAGAAGCTATATTTGAATACGCCAAGGGTAGTGAAATAAAAAATAAGCGTACTATCAAATATATGCTTATAGGATTGGTTTTAGTATTGATTATTTTTCTTATGCCCAACTTCATCATATTTGAACCATATGCCATAACAGATGAGCATGCGGAAGGAACATATGAAATTAATGAAACGAATTCGTATCTCATTCAGAATGATGATGGAACCTATGATGTGTATGTTGAGCAGGAATATGTTGGCACAGTAACAGAAATTTTTGATGAAAACCTAATAATATATAATGAATAA
- a CDS encoding AAA family ATPase: MGRTIAIANQKGGVGKTTTSINLSASLAEKGKRVLVIDTDPQGNTTSGFGINKNELDNTVYELVLGECSIQECIIKNIVPGVSIIPSNVNLAATEIELIGVDKKEFILRNEVDWVKDQYDYIIIDCPPSLNMLTINAMTTADSVLVPIQCEYYALEGLSQLIHTVNLVKERLNPELDIEGVVFTMYDSRTNLSMQVVENVKSHLNQNIYKTVIPRNIRLAEAPSYGMPINMYDAKSAGAEAYMLLADEVINRKGE, translated from the coding sequence ATGGGAAGAACGATTGCAATTGCAAATCAAAAAGGTGGAGTAGGTAAAACGACGACATCGATTAATTTATCTGCTTCACTTGCGGAGAAAGGAAAAAGAGTATTAGTCATAGATACGGATCCTCAGGGAAATACGACTAGTGGATTTGGCATTAATAAAAACGAACTTGATAATACGGTTTATGAATTAGTACTGGGAGAGTGTTCTATCCAGGAATGTATTATAAAAAATATTGTGCCGGGCGTATCAATTATTCCTTCTAATGTGAATCTTGCAGCGACGGAAATTGAATTAATAGGAGTGGATAAAAAAGAATTTATTCTAAGAAATGAAGTGGATTGGGTTAAGGATCAATACGATTATATTATTATCGATTGCCCCCCCTCCCTCAATATGTTGACTATTAATGCAATGACGACGGCTGATTCGGTTTTAGTTCCTATTCAATGTGAGTATTATGCGTTGGAAGGATTGAGTCAGTTGATACATACAGTTAATTTGGTAAAAGAGAGACTGAATCCCGAGCTCGATATAGAGGGAGTTGTCTTTACCATGTATGATTCAAGAACAAATCTATCTATGCAGGTAGTAGAAAATGTTAAAAGTCATTTGAATCAAAACATATACAAGACTGTTATCCCCAGAAATATTCGTCTGGCGGAGGCTCCAAGCTATGGGATGCCGATAAATATGTATGATGCGAAATCGGCAGGCGCTGAAGCATATATGTTACTTGCGGATGAAGTTATTAATAGAAAGGGTGAATAA
- a CDS encoding ABC transporter substrate-binding protein encodes MKKQKNLFTRTVVTIVSLLTLTSLAACGNSASTVPGTDSKEEKTLVIAVPDAINLLEAGQEGSVIQYYIQQIVNEGLVAIGEDGKIHPALAESWEDENSTVWTFNLRKDAKFSDGSPVTIDDIIYSIERSADPEQSPSIAYFYPDGFAIDKVDEYTLKITLPHAQSNFIWSISNNGGLFVTKKEWAQNAEAIGSAKDLLLGSGPYKISEFSPGSHVTLEASDYWWGGTPEMKKVRIDFIPDSQTRLLAFKQGDVDFAFDIPVSQISDYQSVDGAKVETYKDRSYVGLTFDLTVKPFDNEHIRKAVSYAVDSQGIIDSIKDGYPEKATAFTAPEQFATVLSADDARKKLNELTHYDYNLEKAKEEFELSGEEPFSTTIYYPDSNQDLGKASLVIADSLKEIGITVDVQEIPLEQWLNEMGSGTKGIDWMDYRPPTLDPAEIAVWFLDTTGEGTNPANWTDESVQPYFQAIYEKSAEEGLDDLLKGIGIAQEQAIYAPIWWGEGAIAYNSSIEVDNFSSYTFLSQNWPQNFTFTK; translated from the coding sequence ATGAAAAAGCAAAAAAATTTATTTACCCGCACGGTTGTAACTATCGTATCACTTCTAACTCTTACAAGCCTTGCCGCCTGCGGAAATTCAGCCTCGACCGTTCCAGGCACTGATTCGAAAGAAGAAAAAACACTGGTAATTGCAGTGCCCGATGCCATTAACTTGCTCGAAGCAGGTCAGGAGGGCTCAGTTATCCAGTATTATATTCAGCAGATAGTTAACGAAGGTCTTGTAGCGATTGGTGAGGACGGAAAGATCCATCCCGCGCTGGCTGAAAGCTGGGAGGATGAGAATTCTACCGTTTGGACATTCAATCTGAGAAAAGATGCCAAGTTCTCCGATGGCTCACCCGTAACGATTGATGATATCATTTATTCAATTGAGCGCAGCGCCGACCCTGAACAGTCTCCCTCAATCGCTTATTTTTACCCCGATGGTTTTGCCATTGATAAAGTGGACGAATATACTTTAAAAATCACATTACCCCATGCACAGTCAAACTTTATTTGGTCGATATCAAATAATGGAGGATTGTTCGTAACCAAAAAGGAATGGGCGCAAAATGCTGAAGCAATAGGCTCCGCTAAGGATTTGCTGCTTGGCTCAGGTCCGTATAAAATATCAGAATTCTCTCCCGGCTCTCACGTGACACTGGAAGCCTCCGATTACTGGTGGGGCGGCACACCCGAGATGAAAAAGGTGAGAATAGATTTTATCCCCGACAGCCAGACCCGTCTTCTTGCGTTCAAGCAGGGTGATGTTGACTTTGCCTTTGATATTCCAGTAAGTCAGATAAGCGATTATCAGTCGGTAGACGGTGCTAAGGTAGAAACTTATAAAGACCGCTCTTATGTCGGTTTGACCTTTGATTTAACCGTAAAACCCTTTGATAACGAGCACATTCGCAAGGCTGTTTCCTACGCAGTTGATTCACAAGGGATTATCGACAGCATAAAGGATGGCTATCCGGAAAAGGCAACGGCATTCACAGCACCCGAGCAGTTCGCAACTGTTCTCTCGGCTGATGATGCCCGCAAAAAGTTAAATGAGCTTACGCATTATGATTATAACCTTGAAAAAGCAAAAGAGGAATTCGAGCTTTCAGGCGAAGAACCCTTTTCAACAACGATCTATTATCCCGACAGTAACCAGGATCTAGGTAAGGCTTCCTTAGTGATTGCCGATTCCCTGAAAGAAATAGGAATCACTGTTGATGTTCAGGAGATTCCTCTCGAGCAGTGGCTAAACGAAATGGGTTCAGGTACAAAGGGGATTGACTGGATGGATTACCGCCCGCCAACACTCGACCCAGCCGAAATTGCCGTATGGTTTCTTGATACCACAGGCGAGGGTACAAACCCTGCAAACTGGACAGATGAATCGGTTCAGCCCTATTTTCAGGCGATTTACGAGAAATCTGCTGAAGAAGGTCTTGATGATTTGTTAAAGGGTATCGGTATAGCGCAGGAACAGGCAATTTACGCTCCCATCTGGTGGGGCGAGGGCGCAATTGCCTACAACAGTTCGATTGAGGTTGATAACTTCAGCTCATATACTTTCCTGTCACAAAACTGGCCCCAAAATTTTACTTTTACAAAATAA
- a CDS encoding ParB/RepB/Spo0J family partition protein: protein MAARGLGKGLDALIPSGVDTKASNASQKKEVSNSENGSNGNSSETLVKITKVEPNREQPRKNFDEDALLELAESIKQFGLIQPILVQDRKTYYEIIAGERRWRAAKMAGLKEVPVIIRNLTEQEIVEISLIENIQREDLNPIEEALAYKRLLNEFNLKQDEVAERVSKSRTAVTNSMRLLKLCDEVQQMIITDMISTGHARALIPIEDEEQQYTLAQKIFDEKLSVRDVEKLIKNLNKPSKPKKVSLTDKNLEVIYQDLEEKLKQSLSTKVSISSKGEGTGKIEIEFYNHDDLEKITDKLTH from the coding sequence ATGGCGGCAAGAGGATTGGGTAAGGGACTTGATGCTTTAATACCAAGTGGAGTTGATACTAAGGCGAGTAATGCCTCACAAAAAAAAGAGGTATCTAATAGTGAGAATGGATCGAATGGAAATAGTTCTGAGACATTAGTAAAGATTACTAAGGTTGAACCGAACAGGGAACAGCCAAGAAAGAATTTCGATGAAGATGCGTTATTGGAGTTGGCTGAATCAATAAAGCAATTTGGTCTGATCCAGCCTATTCTTGTTCAGGACAGAAAGACTTACTATGAAATAATAGCAGGTGAGAGAAGATGGCGCGCTGCGAAGATGGCCGGTTTGAAGGAAGTGCCGGTTATTATAAGAAATCTGACGGAGCAGGAAATAGTTGAAATTTCTTTAATTGAAAACATTCAGAGAGAGGATTTAAATCCTATCGAAGAAGCATTAGCTTATAAAAGGTTATTGAATGAGTTTAATTTAAAGCAGGATGAGGTGGCAGAAAGGGTATCTAAGAGCAGAACTGCGGTGACCAATTCCATGCGTTTATTGAAGCTTTGTGATGAAGTGCAGCAAATGATTATCACCGATATGATTTCCACCGGACATGCCCGGGCGCTTATTCCGATAGAGGATGAGGAACAGCAGTATACTTTAGCTCAAAAGATTTTCGATGAGAAACTGAGCGTCCGCGATGTAGAGAAATTAATAAAAAATTTAAATAAGCCGTCCAAGCCGAAAAAGGTCTCATTGACTGATAAAAATCTGGAAGTAATTTATCAAGATTTAGAAGAAAAATTAAAACAATCTCTCAGTACAAAAGTATCCATATCCTCCAAAGGCGAAGGTACAGGAAAAATAGAAATCGAATTCTACAATCATGACGATTTGGAAAAAATTACAGATAAACTAACACATTAA
- the serS gene encoding serine--tRNA ligase — MIDIKFLRENPETVKENIKKKFQDNKIALVDEVIALDLESRKTQQKADDLRANRNKISKEIGTLMSQGKKEEAEAKKAEVAVGAKRLAELEEVEKGLEEKITKIMMTIPNIIDSSVPIGKDDSENVEIKKYGEAVIPDFEIPYHTEIMEKLNGIDLDSARKVAGNGFYYLMGDIARLHSAVISYARDFMIDRGFTYCIPPFMIRSNVVTGVMSFAEMEAMMYKIEGEDLYLIGTSEHSMIGKFIDTIVPEEELPKTLTSYSPCFRKEKGAHGLEERGVYRIHQFEKQEMVVVCKPEESPMWFEKLWQNTVDLFRSMDIPVRTIECCSGDLADLKVKSYDVEAWSPRQEKYFEVGSCSNLGDAQARRLKIRVNGENGKYFAHTLNNTVVAPPRMLIAFLENNLQEDGSIRIPEVLQPYMGGKKVIK, encoded by the coding sequence ATGATTGACATTAAATTTTTGAGGGAGAACCCGGAAACAGTAAAGGAAAATATCAAAAAGAAGTTTCAGGACAATAAAATTGCTCTGGTGGATGAAGTAATTGCGCTGGATTTGGAAAGCAGAAAGACGCAGCAGAAGGCTGATGATTTAAGGGCGAACCGCAATAAGATTTCCAAGGAAATCGGAACGCTGATGTCCCAAGGGAAAAAGGAAGAAGCGGAAGCAAAAAAAGCGGAAGTTGCAGTCGGTGCGAAGCGTCTTGCAGAGCTGGAAGAAGTTGAAAAGGGACTGGAAGAAAAGATAACCAAAATAATGATGACTATCCCTAATATCATCGATTCCAGCGTACCTATCGGCAAGGATGATTCAGAAAATGTTGAAATTAAAAAATATGGAGAAGCTGTAATTCCTGATTTTGAAATCCCTTATCATACGGAAATCATGGAGAAGTTAAATGGAATTGATCTGGATAGTGCCAGAAAGGTTGCAGGAAATGGTTTCTATTATTTAATGGGTGATATAGCAAGGCTGCATTCCGCAGTTATCTCCTATGCGAGAGATTTTATGATCGACAGAGGATTTACTTACTGCATTCCACCTTTTATGATTCGAAGCAATGTAGTAACGGGAGTTATGAGCTTTGCCGAAATGGAAGCGATGATGTACAAGATTGAGGGTGAGGATCTGTATTTAATCGGAACTTCCGAGCATTCTATGATAGGTAAATTTATCGATACTATTGTTCCTGAGGAAGAGCTTCCCAAGACTCTCACCAGCTACTCTCCTTGTTTTAGGAAGGAAAAAGGCGCTCATGGGCTGGAGGAACGTGGTGTGTATAGAATACATCAATTCGAAAAGCAGGAAATGGTAGTGGTATGTAAGCCTGAGGAATCACCTATGTGGTTTGAAAAGCTGTGGCAGAATACGGTAGATTTATTCCGTTCTATGGATATTCCGGTAAGAACGATAGAATGCTGTTCCGGCGATTTGGCAGACCTGAAGGTAAAGTCTTATGATGTGGAGGCATGGTCACCGAGACAGGAGAAATATTTTGAAGTGGGAAGCTGTTCCAATTTAGGAGATGCACAAGCAAGAAGATTAAAAATTCGTGTAAACGGAGAAAATGGAAAGTACTTCGCGCATACATTAAATAATACGGTAGTCGCTCCGCCAAGAATGCTGATTGCATTTCTGGAGAATAATCTCCAGGAGGACGGTTCCATAAGAATTCCTGAGGTGTTACAGCCTTATATGGGCGGTAAGAAAGTAATTAAATAA